Proteins from a single region of Hordeum vulgare subsp. vulgare chromosome 6H, MorexV3_pseudomolecules_assembly, whole genome shotgun sequence:
- the LOC123404456 gene encoding CASP-like protein 2D1, with product MTTRRRPFKVPEMALRVCVIPLALASLWEMATNKQADDTYGEISFSNLSGFKYLVCINAVTAAYSVASILMPSFKSRARYDWLIFLLDQAAAYLLVTSCSAAAELVYLAREGDREVSWGEVCSYFGRFCGRATVSVALQAAALLCFVALSLVSAFRVFREFDGPAAHVDCSEDSDSKQAQEQGAR from the exons ATGACGACGAGGAGAAGGCCCTTCAAGGTCCCTGAGATGGCGCTGAGGGTGTGCGTGATCCCCCTCGCCTTGGCCTCCCTGTGGGAGATGGCCACCAACAAGCAAGCCGATGACACCTACGGGGAGATCAGCTTCTCCAACCTCTCAGGCTTCAA GTATTTAGTTTGCATCAACGCCGTCACTGCCGCCTATTCCGTGGCCTCCATCCTAATGCCATCCTTCAAGTCCCGCGCTCGCTACGATTGGCTGATTTTCCTCCTGGACCAG GCGGCGGCGTACCTGCTGGTGACATCGTGCTCAGCGGCGGCGGAGCTGGTGTACCTCGCGAGGGAGGGCGACCGGGAGGTGTCGTGGGGCGAGGTGTGCTCCTACTTCGGTCGGTTCTGCGGCAGGGCCACCGTGTCCGTGGCGCTGCAGGCCGCCGCGCTGCTCTGCTTCGTCGCGCTCTCCCTCGTCTCCGCCTTCCGGGTCTTCCGCGAGTTCGACGGccctgctgctcatgttgattgcTCCGAGGACTCTGACTCCAAGCAGGCGCAAGAGCAAGGAGCAAGGTAG